Genomic segment of Nostoc sp. TCL240-02:
GAATTCTTGCAGAAAAACTATTGCTTTTTAGGGATAACGTTCCTGATTCCACTTTTAGCGCCAACAGTATCACCTTTGTATCGAGGGATGATATGAATACTGGCGTGCATAATATTTTGACCGGCGGCTCGATTAATATTCATTCCTATATTAAAGCCATCAGGTTCAAATTCTGCTTTGAGAATTTCTTGTACTTTATTCACCATAAACCAACAAGCAGATTGCTCTTTCATCGGTAGTTCAAAATAACTGCTAACGTGGCGTTTGGGAATAATTAAGATGTGTCCTTTGCTTATAGGATAGCCATCAAACATAGCATAAGCTGTTGCTGATTCAGTTAATAAATTGAGATTTTTATGAGGATTACAGAATATACAATAGTTAGATGAATTTCGCTGATGATTATAGTGAACATACTCATATACTTCCCGATATTCATCTAAGCAAATTGAAGTAAAGGGAAGTCTGGCAATACACTGATAAGTAGGTTTTTTATGGACATAATGTTCTCGGAACCCTTCTTTTTTGAGATCCCTTCTTACGGCATAATAAGCTTTACCTCCTGGTTTTAATAAATGTGATACTTCCATAAGAACATTAGCTTGTTCTTCAGTAAATAAAGCATTTAAAACATAAAAGCAAATTATTGTATCAAATTTAGTCTCAGGATATTCTGGAAAGTAATAAGGGTCATAGCCTGTAATATCACAACCTTTTTGGCGTAATATTTTAACATCATTACCAAAGCCACAACCAAAGTCTAGTATTTTGCCTTGGAGAAGGTTTTGATTCAATAAAAACTGTGCAGGAAATGATAGATAACTTCTTTCGATCGCAGTAAGATGGCTGAACT
This window contains:
- a CDS encoding HIT family protein; translated protein: MKQQKNKFSHLTAIERSYLSFPAQFLLNQNLLQGKILDFGCGFGNDVKILRQKGCDITGYDPYYFPEYPETKFDTIICFYVLNALFTEEQANVLMEVSHLLKPGGKAYYAVRRDLKKEGFREHYVHKKPTYQCIARLPFTSICLDEYREVYEYVHYNHQRNSSNYCIFCNPHKNLNLLTESATAYAMFDGYPISKGHILIIPKRHVSSYFELPMKEQSACWFMVNKVQEILKAEFEPDGFNIGMNINRAAGQNIMHASIHIIPRYKGDTVGAKSGIRNVIPKKQ